The following coding sequences lie in one Cloeon dipterum chromosome 1, ieCloDipt1.1, whole genome shotgun sequence genomic window:
- the hep gene encoding dual specificity mitogen-activated protein kinase kinase 7 isoform X4 codes for MSSASISTERIALKISDLEARLKAENAASEREGLADGVESTPAVRRPATINRPQRLCDPSSPLPPRHEGTPTRSRKELMLPGLPVYVQNRPQESAAEIDAKMKEIMQQNGILNIQGKKYQTVEYELEHLGDLGYGTCGHVVKMLHKPSDTVIAVKQMRRSGNKEENKRIIMDIEVVLKSHDCPFIVQCLGCFITDADVWICMELMATCFDKLLKRIKQPVPEDVLGKVTVATVKALHYLKEMHGVIHRDVKPSNILLDERGNVKLCDFGISGRLVDSKAKTRGAGCAAYMAPERIDPPNPTNPDYDIRADVWSLGITLVELASGHFPYTNCKTDFEVLTKVINEDPPMLPADQSFSPEFHTFVSSCLTKNYQKRPKYRKLLKEAFILNYEHKEVDLAQWYASTFEPSVTSTAVQTKSSPSYSNASTNTVSSPTACLSPTYVHASTNTPVTSPIRKYTPSSSGSSMSQASPTPPRRQGVFNHSQFHHRNLSDPRYQEQPVRYQEQAHRYYQQPDQPIYGRSESRAFPHERLHPELPPTIPPRIYPIEQRKRHPSEPQTNGTPPPVYHRSTSKSDLDLLV; via the exons atGTCTAGCGCTTCGATAAGTACGGAGCGGATAGCGCTAAAAATTTCGGATCTGGAGGCCCGGCTGAAGGCGGAGAATGCTGCTAGCGAGCGTGAGGGCCTGGCCGACGGCGTGGAGTCGACGCCCGCGGTCCGGCGGCCGGCGACCATCAACAGACCGCAGCGAC TGTGCGACCCATCGTCCCCGCTGCCCCCGCGGCACGAGGGCACCCCCACCAGGTCGAGGAAGGAGTTGATGCTGCCGGGACTACCGGTCTACGTGCAGAACAGGCCGCAGGAGTCGGCCGCCGAGATCGACGCCAAGATGAAGGAGATTATGCAGCAGAATGGCATCCTTAATATCCAGGGCAAA AAATACCAAACAGTGGAGTATGAACTAGAGCACCTGGGCGACCTGGGCTACGGCACTTGCGGTCACGTAGTGAAAATGCTGCACAAGCCGAGCGACACGGTGATCGCGGTGAAACAGATGCGGCGTTCGGGCAACAAGGAGGAAAACAAGCGCATCATCATGGACATCGAGGTGGTGCTCAAGTCGCACGACTGTCCCTTCATTGTGCAGTGCCTCGGCTGCTTCATCACGGACGCCGACGTGTGGATCTGCATGGAACTTATGGCCACCTGCTTCGACAAACTGCTCAAGCGAATCAAGCAACCTGTGCCTGAGGACGTGCTTGGCAAGGTCACCGTGGCC ACGGTTAAAGCACTGCATTACCTTAAGGAAATGCACGGCGTCATCCATAGGGATGTCAAACCGAGCAACATACTACTTGATGAGCGTGGAAACGTCAAACTCTGCGACTTTGGCATCTCAGGCCGCCTAGTCGACTCCAAGGCCAAGACGCGAGGCGCTGGCTGTGCAGCATATATGGCG CCGGAGAGAATTGACCCGCCGAACCCAACAAACCCAGACTATGACATCCGAGCAGACGTTTGGTCACTAGGCATCACTCTGGTGGAGCTCGCGTCGGGCCACTTCCCCTACACTAACTGTAAAACAGACTTTGAGGTGCTGACAAAGGTGATAAATGAAGATCCGCCGATGCTACCTGCCGACCAGTCGTTCTCGCCCGAATTCCACACTTTCGTCTCTAGCTG tttaactAAGAACTACCAGAAAAGGCCAAAGTACCGCAAGCTGCTGAAGGAAGCTTTCATTCTCAATTACGAGCACAAGGAGGTGGACCTGGCGCAGTGGTACGCGTCCACTTTCGAGCCGAGCGTGACATCCACCGCGGTACAGACCAAGTCAAGTCCCAGCTACTCGAACGCCAGCACCAACACGGTGTCGTCGCCCACCGCCTGCCTCAGTCCCACCTATGTCCACGCCAGCACCAACACACCAGTCACCAGCCCCATCAGAAA GTACACGCCCTCTTCGTCCGGCTCGAGCATGTCCCAGGCGTCGCCGACCCCGCCGCGGAGGCAGGGCGTGTTCAACCACTCTCAGTTCCACCACCGCAACCTGTCCGACCCTAGGTACCAGGAGCAACCGGTCAGGTACCAGGAGCAGGCTCACAGGTACTACCAGCAGCCGGACCAGCCCATTTACGGCCGCAGCGAGTCTCGCGCCTTCCCGCACGAGCGGCTACACCCCGAACTGCCGCCCACCATTCCTCCTCGGATCTACCCGATTGAGCAGCGCAAACGGCACCCCTCTGAGCCTCAGACCAACGGCACGCCTCCCCCTGTCTACCACAG
- the hep gene encoding dual specificity mitogen-activated protein kinase kinase 7 isoform X1: MSSASISTERIALKISDLEARLKAENAASEREGLADGVESTPAVRRPATINRPQRLCDPSSPLPPRHEGTPTRSRKELMLPGLPVYVQNRPQESAAEIDAKMKEIMQQNGILNIQGKKYQTVEYELEHLGDLGYGTCGHVVKMLHKPSDTVIAVKQMRRSGNKEENKRIIMDIEVVLKSHDCPFIVQCLGCFITDADVWICMELMATCFDKLLKRIKQPVPEDVLGKVTVATVKALHYLKEMHGVIHRDVKPSNILLDERGNVKLCDFGISGRLVDSKAKTRGAGCAAYMAPERIDPPNPTNPDYDIRADVWSLGITLVELASGHFPYTNCKTDFEVLTKVINEDPPMLPADQSFSPEFHTFVSSCLTKNYQKRPKYRKLLKEAFILNYEHKEVDLAQWYASTFEPSVTSTAVQTKSSPSYSNASTNTVSSPTACLSPTYVHASTNTPVTSPIRKYTPSSSGSSMSQASPTPPRRQGVFNHSQFHHRNLSDPRYQEQPVRYQEQAHRYYQQPDQPIYGRSESRAFPHERLHPELPPTIPPRIYPIEQRKRHPSEPQTNGTPPPVYHRAFSFSPPPPPASAHHRPHSPDKWFASYLHMQLGRRSPLLQAAPAYARSPPPVYTEHLLQRETTLVLPPPSPPPRATRILATSAADESPRLRRGFLDTTRRSLGADARYASPSLPRRHVSPAPPEPPPRRINESMSVPGSPQHGRAAPFRLRYQCTPEPQRRTLPGGAGGGGASDLHEQL, translated from the exons atGTCTAGCGCTTCGATAAGTACGGAGCGGATAGCGCTAAAAATTTCGGATCTGGAGGCCCGGCTGAAGGCGGAGAATGCTGCTAGCGAGCGTGAGGGCCTGGCCGACGGCGTGGAGTCGACGCCCGCGGTCCGGCGGCCGGCGACCATCAACAGACCGCAGCGAC TGTGCGACCCATCGTCCCCGCTGCCCCCGCGGCACGAGGGCACCCCCACCAGGTCGAGGAAGGAGTTGATGCTGCCGGGACTACCGGTCTACGTGCAGAACAGGCCGCAGGAGTCGGCCGCCGAGATCGACGCCAAGATGAAGGAGATTATGCAGCAGAATGGCATCCTTAATATCCAGGGCAAA AAATACCAAACAGTGGAGTATGAACTAGAGCACCTGGGCGACCTGGGCTACGGCACTTGCGGTCACGTAGTGAAAATGCTGCACAAGCCGAGCGACACGGTGATCGCGGTGAAACAGATGCGGCGTTCGGGCAACAAGGAGGAAAACAAGCGCATCATCATGGACATCGAGGTGGTGCTCAAGTCGCACGACTGTCCCTTCATTGTGCAGTGCCTCGGCTGCTTCATCACGGACGCCGACGTGTGGATCTGCATGGAACTTATGGCCACCTGCTTCGACAAACTGCTCAAGCGAATCAAGCAACCTGTGCCTGAGGACGTGCTTGGCAAGGTCACCGTGGCC ACGGTTAAAGCACTGCATTACCTTAAGGAAATGCACGGCGTCATCCATAGGGATGTCAAACCGAGCAACATACTACTTGATGAGCGTGGAAACGTCAAACTCTGCGACTTTGGCATCTCAGGCCGCCTAGTCGACTCCAAGGCCAAGACGCGAGGCGCTGGCTGTGCAGCATATATGGCG CCGGAGAGAATTGACCCGCCGAACCCAACAAACCCAGACTATGACATCCGAGCAGACGTTTGGTCACTAGGCATCACTCTGGTGGAGCTCGCGTCGGGCCACTTCCCCTACACTAACTGTAAAACAGACTTTGAGGTGCTGACAAAGGTGATAAATGAAGATCCGCCGATGCTACCTGCCGACCAGTCGTTCTCGCCCGAATTCCACACTTTCGTCTCTAGCTG tttaactAAGAACTACCAGAAAAGGCCAAAGTACCGCAAGCTGCTGAAGGAAGCTTTCATTCTCAATTACGAGCACAAGGAGGTGGACCTGGCGCAGTGGTACGCGTCCACTTTCGAGCCGAGCGTGACATCCACCGCGGTACAGACCAAGTCAAGTCCCAGCTACTCGAACGCCAGCACCAACACGGTGTCGTCGCCCACCGCCTGCCTCAGTCCCACCTATGTCCACGCCAGCACCAACACACCAGTCACCAGCCCCATCAGAAA GTACACGCCCTCTTCGTCCGGCTCGAGCATGTCCCAGGCGTCGCCGACCCCGCCGCGGAGGCAGGGCGTGTTCAACCACTCTCAGTTCCACCACCGCAACCTGTCCGACCCTAGGTACCAGGAGCAACCGGTCAGGTACCAGGAGCAGGCTCACAGGTACTACCAGCAGCCGGACCAGCCCATTTACGGCCGCAGCGAGTCTCGCGCCTTCCCGCACGAGCGGCTACACCCCGAACTGCCGCCCACCATTCCTCCTCGGATCTACCCGATTGAGCAGCGCAAACGGCACCCCTCTGAGCCTCAGACCAACGGCACGCCTCCCCCTGTCTACCACAG GGCGTTCAGCTTCTCACCCCCGCCTCCACCTGCGTCCGCGCACCACCGCCCCCACTCGCCCGACAAGTGGTTCGCGTCGTACCTGCACATGCAGCTGGGCCGGCGGTCGCCGCTGCTGCAGGCGGCACCGGCGTACGCACGCAGTCCGCCGCCCGTCTACACGGAGCACCTGCTGCAGCGCGAGACGACACTCGTGCTGCCCCCGCCGTCGCCGCCCCCGCGGGCCACCCGCATCCTCGCCACCAGCGCCGCCGACGAGTCGCCGCGCCTCCGCAGGGGTTTCCTCGACACCACCAGACGCAGCCTCGGCGCTGACGCACGCTACGCCTCTCCCTCGCTTCCCCGAAG
- the FMRFaR gene encoding FMRFamide receptor has product MENVTNVTEAEVEAGGGGGGGDELRQVYEFLVKGVLLGLVSLLGILGNVLTMVILSRPQMRSSINCLLVGLARCDAALLVAAILIFSLPSIAAYTGWLPHYSYYVYPSIARFVYPVGLIAQTGSVYLTLTVTLERYVAVCHPLRARSLCTYGRARIYVVLIVLFSVLYNTPRFFEVERVSDVLPPHNTTVYMVSASALRNHPLYITIYVNWSYLLVMYFVPFLALAIFNCAIYMQVRKANAERQRLSRLQKKEIGLATMLMCVVVVFFMCNILPLVNNVLEAFYGILQDELIATSNLLVAINSSVNFIIYVIFGDKFKRLFLKLFWPNRGGRCCRGGRDSPDATHEESFVSNGRTFSVRQPSGRLPRPAGGRDVKLQLLAPSATPRCVYYPADELKGLDEQC; this is encoded by the exons ATGGAAAACGTGACCAATGTGACCGAGGCGGAGGTGGAGGCGGGTGgcgggggtggcggcggcgacgagcTGCGCCAGGTGTACGAATTCCTGGTGAAGGGGGTGCTGCTGGGGTTGGTCAGCCTGCTCGGCATCCTCGGCAACGTGCTGACCATGGTGATCCTGTCGCGGCCGCAAATGCGTTCCAGCATCAACTGTCTGCTCGTGGGGCTGGCGCGCTGCGACGCCGCCCTCCTCGTCGCCGCCATCCTCATCTTCTCGCTGCCCTCGATCGCCGCATACACCGGCTGGCTGCCGCACTACTCCTACTACGTCTACCCTTCCATCGCCAGG TTTGTCTACCCGGTGGGCCTGATCGCGCAGACTGGTTCGGTGTACCTGACCCTGACGGTGACCCTGGAGCGATACGTGGCCGTGTGCCACCCGCTGCGTGCGCGCTCGCTCTGCACGTACGGCCGGGCGCGAATCTACGTCGTGCTGATCGTGCTCTTCTCCGTGCTGTACAACACGCCGCGCTTCTTCGAGGTGGAGCGCGTGTCCGACGTGCTGCCGCCGCACAACACCACCGTCTACATGGTGTCCGCTTCGGCGCTGCGCAACCACCCCCTCTACATCACCATCTACGTCAACTGGTCCTACCTGCTCGTCATGTACTTCGTCCCCTTCCTTGCCCTCGCCATCTTCAACTGCGCTATCTACATGCAG gtgcGGAAGGCGAACGCGGAACGGCAGCGGTTGTCTCGGCTGCAGAAGAAGGAGATCGGGCTGGCAACGATGCTGATGTGCGTCGTGGTGGTCTTCTTCATGTGCAACATCTTGCCACTGGTGAACAACGTGCTGGAAGCGTTCTATGGCATTCTGCAGGACGAGCTGATCGCCACGAGCAACTTGTTGGTGGCCATCAACTCGTCTGTTAACTTCATAATCTACGTCATCTTCGGCGACAAATTCAAGCGGCTCTTCCTCAAGCTGTTCTGGCCGAATCGCGGCGGGCGGTGCTGCCGCGGTGGCCGCGACTCGCCCGACGCTACGCACGAGGAGAGCTTCGTATCCAACGGCCGCACGTTCAGCGTGCGCCAACCCAGCGGCCGTCTGCCCAGGCCGGCCGGCGGACGCGACGTCAAGCTGCAGCTGCTGGCGCCGTCCGCCACCCCGCGCTGCGTCTATTACCCCGCTGACGAGCTCAAGGGGCTCGACGAGCAGTGCTGA
- the Atg13 gene encoding autophagy-related protein 13 homolog isoform X1 has product MVEMACKLSEQDRTELEKYIKFLAIKAMQLIVQGRLGTRMATKCKPQSSGTDWFNLDIEDVPEVTAMTKGALAGNNHKLPICAEISLKTTEGDHMVLETWMLGITEPTETFSYSGKSKVTHAIYNRMTTLLKSLLTVSRATPPYKLSRRQGADSYLICYRIYSGEPQLHVLGEGKNQKRLGQLCTPLGTIVLSVAFRTKMTISPQQSKDIMVKSDHFNPDLSPKHTRYQNEQNGDNSLSKTIKAGAFADPNTRRPHSRLFTQDDDEIPFAKLLAPAAKPQTTDQDNGSRVQQDNAENNNTTSATKSISNSRRSSYSANDDFILLDLVIMNPPFAEGNVNGELGAFYRQCQTAPPLQTFSSLPTLAEQVSTLSSQLEMFEESQAEFDALVNSLVSQPSLK; this is encoded by the exons ATGGTTGAAATGGCTTGCAAACTGAGCGAGCAAGATCGCACTGAGCTCGAGAAATACATCAAGTTTCTGGCAATTAAGGCGATGCAATTGATCGTGCAGGGCAGGTTAGGCACGCGCATGGCGACCAAGTGCAAGCCGCAGTCATCAGGCACCGACTGGTTCAATTTGGACATCGAAGACGTGCCTGAGGTGACAGCGATGACCAAAGGCGCCTTGGCCGGCAACAACCACAAGCTGCCCATCTGCGCCGAGATCAGCCTCAAGACGACCGAGGGAGACCACATGGTCCTCGAGACGTGGATGCTTGGCATCACGGAACCAACCGAAACCTTCTCATACTCTGGAAAA TCGAAAGTCACGCACGCTATCTACAACCGCATGACAACGCTGCTGAAGTCTCTGCTGACTGTGTCCAGGGCGACACCGCCGTACAAGCTGTCGCGGAGACAAGGTGCAGACTCTTACCTCATTTGCTACCGCATCTACAGTGGAGAGCCCCAACTGCATGTGCTAG GTGAGGGTAAAAACCAGAAGAGGCTGGGCCAGCTGTGCACACCGCTGGGCACGATCGTGTTGTCAGTGGCGTTCAGGACAAAAATGACCATCTCACCGCAGCAGAGCAAGGACATCATGGTCAAGTCGGATCACTTCAACCCGGATCTAAGTCCAAAGCATACTCGCTACCAGAATGAGCAGAACGGGGATAACTCTTTGAGCAAGACTATCAAGGCCGGCGCATTCGCTGATCCAAACACAAGGCGGCCACACTCTCGCCTCTTCACGCAGGACGACGATGAGATTCCCTTTGCCAAGTTGTTGGCTCCAGCCGCCAAGCCACAGACTACTGACCAGGACAACGGCTCCAGGGTGCAGCAGGACAATGCGGAAAACAACAACACAACGTCTGCAACCAAGTCCATCAGCAACTCGCGACGCTCCAGTTACTCGGCCAATGATGATTTCATCTTGCTTGATTTGGTAATTATG AATCCCCCGTTTGCGGAAGGAAACGTGAACGGTGAGCTGGGTGCTTTTTATCGGCAGTGTCAGACAGCGCCGCCGCTGCAGACGTTCTCAAGTCTGCCAACGCTGGCCGAGCAGGTGTCTACGTTATCGTCGCAGCTAGAGATGTTCGAGGAAAGCCAAGCCGAGTTTGACGCCCTCGTCAACTCGCTTGTATCACAGCCCTctcttaaatga
- the Atg13 gene encoding autophagy-related protein 13 homolog isoform X2: MVEMACKLSEQDRTELEKYIKFLAIKAMQLIVQGRLGTRMATKCKPQSSGTDWFNLDIEDVPEVTAMTKGALAGNNHKLPICAEISLKTTEGDHMVLETWMLGITEPTETFSYSGKSKVTHAIYNRMTTLLKSLLTVSRATPPYKLSRRQGADSYLICYRIYSGEPQLHVLGEGKNQKRLGQLCTPLGTIVLSVAFRTKMTISPQQSKDIMVKSDHFNPDLSPKHTRYQNEQNGDNSLSKTIKAGAFADPNTRRPHSRLFTQDDDEIPFAKLLAPAAKPQTTDQDNGSRVQQDNAENNNTTSATKSISNSRRSSYSANDDFILLDLNPPFAEGNVNGELGAFYRQCQTAPPLQTFSSLPTLAEQVSTLSSQLEMFEESQAEFDALVNSLVSQPSLK; encoded by the exons ATGGTTGAAATGGCTTGCAAACTGAGCGAGCAAGATCGCACTGAGCTCGAGAAATACATCAAGTTTCTGGCAATTAAGGCGATGCAATTGATCGTGCAGGGCAGGTTAGGCACGCGCATGGCGACCAAGTGCAAGCCGCAGTCATCAGGCACCGACTGGTTCAATTTGGACATCGAAGACGTGCCTGAGGTGACAGCGATGACCAAAGGCGCCTTGGCCGGCAACAACCACAAGCTGCCCATCTGCGCCGAGATCAGCCTCAAGACGACCGAGGGAGACCACATGGTCCTCGAGACGTGGATGCTTGGCATCACGGAACCAACCGAAACCTTCTCATACTCTGGAAAA TCGAAAGTCACGCACGCTATCTACAACCGCATGACAACGCTGCTGAAGTCTCTGCTGACTGTGTCCAGGGCGACACCGCCGTACAAGCTGTCGCGGAGACAAGGTGCAGACTCTTACCTCATTTGCTACCGCATCTACAGTGGAGAGCCCCAACTGCATGTGCTAG GTGAGGGTAAAAACCAGAAGAGGCTGGGCCAGCTGTGCACACCGCTGGGCACGATCGTGTTGTCAGTGGCGTTCAGGACAAAAATGACCATCTCACCGCAGCAGAGCAAGGACATCATGGTCAAGTCGGATCACTTCAACCCGGATCTAAGTCCAAAGCATACTCGCTACCAGAATGAGCAGAACGGGGATAACTCTTTGAGCAAGACTATCAAGGCCGGCGCATTCGCTGATCCAAACACAAGGCGGCCACACTCTCGCCTCTTCACGCAGGACGACGATGAGATTCCCTTTGCCAAGTTGTTGGCTCCAGCCGCCAAGCCACAGACTACTGACCAGGACAACGGCTCCAGGGTGCAGCAGGACAATGCGGAAAACAACAACACAACGTCTGCAACCAAGTCCATCAGCAACTCGCGACGCTCCAGTTACTCGGCCAATGATGATTTCATCTTGCTTGATTTG AATCCCCCGTTTGCGGAAGGAAACGTGAACGGTGAGCTGGGTGCTTTTTATCGGCAGTGTCAGACAGCGCCGCCGCTGCAGACGTTCTCAAGTCTGCCAACGCTGGCCGAGCAGGTGTCTACGTTATCGTCGCAGCTAGAGATGTTCGAGGAAAGCCAAGCCGAGTTTGACGCCCTCGTCAACTCGCTTGTATCACAGCCCTctcttaaatga
- the hep gene encoding dual specificity mitogen-activated protein kinase kinase 7 isoform X2 translates to MSSASISTERIALKISDLEARLKAENAASEREGLADGVESTPAVRRPATINRPQRLCDPSSPLPPRHEGTPTRSRKELMLPGLPVYVQNRPQESAAEIDAKMKEIMQQNGILNIQGKKYQTVEYELEHLGDLGYGTCGHVVKMLHKPSDTVIAVKQMRRSGNKEENKRIIMDIEVVLKSHDCPFIVQCLGCFITDADVWICMELMATCFDKLLKRIKQPVPEDVLGKVTVATVKALHYLKEMHGVIHRDVKPSNILLDERGNVKLCDFGISGRLVDSKAKTRGAGCAAYMAPERIDPPNPTNPDYDIRADVWSLGITLVELASGHFPYTNCKTDFEVLTKVINEDPPMLPADQSFSPEFHTFVSSCLTKNYQKRPKYRKLLKEAFILNYEHKEVDLAQWYASTFEPSVTSTAVQTKSSPSYSNASTNTVSSPTACLSPTYVHASTNTPVTSPIRKYTPSSSGSSMSQASPTPPRRQGVFNHSQFHHRNLSDPRYQEQPVRYQEQAHRYYQQPDQPIYGRSESRAFPHERLHPELPPTIPPRIYPIEQRKRHPSEPQTNGTPPPVYHRAFSFSPPPPPASAHHRPHSPDKWFASYLHMQLGRRSPLLQAAPAYARSPPPVYTEHLLQRETTLVLPPPSPPPRATRILATSAADESPRLRRGFLDTTRRSLGADARYASPSLPRRSTSKSDLDLLV, encoded by the exons atGTCTAGCGCTTCGATAAGTACGGAGCGGATAGCGCTAAAAATTTCGGATCTGGAGGCCCGGCTGAAGGCGGAGAATGCTGCTAGCGAGCGTGAGGGCCTGGCCGACGGCGTGGAGTCGACGCCCGCGGTCCGGCGGCCGGCGACCATCAACAGACCGCAGCGAC TGTGCGACCCATCGTCCCCGCTGCCCCCGCGGCACGAGGGCACCCCCACCAGGTCGAGGAAGGAGTTGATGCTGCCGGGACTACCGGTCTACGTGCAGAACAGGCCGCAGGAGTCGGCCGCCGAGATCGACGCCAAGATGAAGGAGATTATGCAGCAGAATGGCATCCTTAATATCCAGGGCAAA AAATACCAAACAGTGGAGTATGAACTAGAGCACCTGGGCGACCTGGGCTACGGCACTTGCGGTCACGTAGTGAAAATGCTGCACAAGCCGAGCGACACGGTGATCGCGGTGAAACAGATGCGGCGTTCGGGCAACAAGGAGGAAAACAAGCGCATCATCATGGACATCGAGGTGGTGCTCAAGTCGCACGACTGTCCCTTCATTGTGCAGTGCCTCGGCTGCTTCATCACGGACGCCGACGTGTGGATCTGCATGGAACTTATGGCCACCTGCTTCGACAAACTGCTCAAGCGAATCAAGCAACCTGTGCCTGAGGACGTGCTTGGCAAGGTCACCGTGGCC ACGGTTAAAGCACTGCATTACCTTAAGGAAATGCACGGCGTCATCCATAGGGATGTCAAACCGAGCAACATACTACTTGATGAGCGTGGAAACGTCAAACTCTGCGACTTTGGCATCTCAGGCCGCCTAGTCGACTCCAAGGCCAAGACGCGAGGCGCTGGCTGTGCAGCATATATGGCG CCGGAGAGAATTGACCCGCCGAACCCAACAAACCCAGACTATGACATCCGAGCAGACGTTTGGTCACTAGGCATCACTCTGGTGGAGCTCGCGTCGGGCCACTTCCCCTACACTAACTGTAAAACAGACTTTGAGGTGCTGACAAAGGTGATAAATGAAGATCCGCCGATGCTACCTGCCGACCAGTCGTTCTCGCCCGAATTCCACACTTTCGTCTCTAGCTG tttaactAAGAACTACCAGAAAAGGCCAAAGTACCGCAAGCTGCTGAAGGAAGCTTTCATTCTCAATTACGAGCACAAGGAGGTGGACCTGGCGCAGTGGTACGCGTCCACTTTCGAGCCGAGCGTGACATCCACCGCGGTACAGACCAAGTCAAGTCCCAGCTACTCGAACGCCAGCACCAACACGGTGTCGTCGCCCACCGCCTGCCTCAGTCCCACCTATGTCCACGCCAGCACCAACACACCAGTCACCAGCCCCATCAGAAA GTACACGCCCTCTTCGTCCGGCTCGAGCATGTCCCAGGCGTCGCCGACCCCGCCGCGGAGGCAGGGCGTGTTCAACCACTCTCAGTTCCACCACCGCAACCTGTCCGACCCTAGGTACCAGGAGCAACCGGTCAGGTACCAGGAGCAGGCTCACAGGTACTACCAGCAGCCGGACCAGCCCATTTACGGCCGCAGCGAGTCTCGCGCCTTCCCGCACGAGCGGCTACACCCCGAACTGCCGCCCACCATTCCTCCTCGGATCTACCCGATTGAGCAGCGCAAACGGCACCCCTCTGAGCCTCAGACCAACGGCACGCCTCCCCCTGTCTACCACAG GGCGTTCAGCTTCTCACCCCCGCCTCCACCTGCGTCCGCGCACCACCGCCCCCACTCGCCCGACAAGTGGTTCGCGTCGTACCTGCACATGCAGCTGGGCCGGCGGTCGCCGCTGCTGCAGGCGGCACCGGCGTACGCACGCAGTCCGCCGCCCGTCTACACGGAGCACCTGCTGCAGCGCGAGACGACACTCGTGCTGCCCCCGCCGTCGCCGCCCCCGCGGGCCACCCGCATCCTCGCCACCAGCGCCGCCGACGAGTCGCCGCGCCTCCGCAGGGGTTTCCTCGACACCACCAGACGCAGCCTCGGCGCTGACGCACGCTACGCCTCTCCCTCGCTTCCCCGAAG